In one window of Arachis ipaensis cultivar K30076 chromosome B06, Araip1.1, whole genome shotgun sequence DNA:
- the LOC107605592 gene encoding leucine-rich repeat receptor protein kinase MSP1-like, with the protein MSPNTNTYTGMLVLIFVHLYCMTLLTSSESELIECIPSEREALLRFKHHLTDPSNRLSSWNASNPNCCHWDYVVCSHLTFHILHLHLNTTLPLQSEYDEYPFPVAVSLAYERSRFSGAINDSVVELKHLNYLDLSGNSFGGMQFPTFLFRITSLTHLDLSYSEFDGNIPHQIGNLSNLLYLDLPYVAYGKLPHQIGNLTNLIHLGLPSYYDESLVVENADWLLGLTSLEYLDLSGANLSKSFNWLHTMQALPSLQDLNLQACSLGDYKQPSKLNFSSLLSLTISVAPKWVFQLHKLVSLTYRSHYNSSVDIGGPIPDGIQNLTMLENLDLSLNSFSSHIPDWLYGLHRLKSLNLEDNHLTGTISNTLGNLTSLVTLDLSDNQFEGEIPTVLGNLTSLVSLDLSDNQFEGGIASSFRKLCNLRHIYFSYLKCNQQLSEILQILIPCVSHQLNTLVASTSQISGHLTNQLEMFQNLEMLDLSSNKIIGELPQSFTKLSSLRFVDFSENHLTGNPFKILASFTKLLYLAIDDNLFQGIVHEDDLANFTTLQVLSASSNNFTLKVNPSWKPKFQLSHLKMSSWKLGPSFPSWIQSQNDLQYLDLSKAGISDSIPIWFWETSYYHYEYLNLSHNHIHGKLPKESKIFKFFGAVDLSSNNLHGNLPSVSEDVVWVDLSHNSFYGLLMDFLCQKSDIPKGLGILNLASNNLSGKIPNCWRMWPYLGEVNLESNSFIGSLPASMGSLSSLRFLRIRNNTLSGKFPVSLKENKELILLDLGENNLTGNIPRWVGERLVNLKFLRLRSNNLSGNIPSGLCDMKFLQVLDLALNNLSGTIPNCLNHLSAMINKTSASSSFHEYMGYASDTISMFLWVKGNDAEYNNILGLVKNIDLSSNKLSGGIPMEITNLSGLIYLNLSKNELSGHIPQSIGNMELLESIDFSGNQLTGEIPQSITNLNFLNKLDLSYNHLEGKIPTGTQLQSFEASSFVGNKLCGPPLLLKCSMEGEVPDENEKERKNDGVKWLFVSVAFGFIVGFWGFVGPLFIYKSWRYAYYSFLDDMWYKLQSCM; encoded by the coding sequence ATGTCTCCAAACACAAACACTTACACTGGCATGCTTGTGCTTATCTTTGTTCACCTTTATTGCATGACGTTGCTAACGTCTTCTGAGTCAGAGTTGATTGAGTGCATTCCAAGTGAGCGCGAAGCACTTCTAAGATTCAAGCATCATCTCACTGACCCTTCCAACAGGCTCTCTTCTTGGAATGCTTCCAATCCCAATTGCTGCCACTGGGATTATGTTGTTTGTAGTCATCTAACTTTCCACATCCTTCACCTTCACCTCAACACTACTCTACCATTACAATCAGAATATGATGAATATCCCTTTCCCGTTGCTGTCTCGCTCGCTTACGAGAGGTCCAGGTTTAGTGGAGCGATAAATGATTCTGTTGTTGAATTGAAACATCTGAATTACTTGGACTTGAGCGGCAATAGTTTTGGAGGTATGCAATTTCCTACTTTCCTTTTTCGAATCACCTCCTTAACTCACCTTGACCTCTCTTATTCCGAATTTGATGGCAACATTCCTCATCAGATTGGGAATCTCTCTAATTTGCTCTATCTTGACCTACCATATGTTGCCTATGGAAAACTTCCACATCAAATTGGCAATCTCACCAATTTAATCCATCTTGGCCTCCCAAGTTATTATGATGAATCATTGGTTGTTGAAAATGCTGATTGGCTTTTGGGTCTTACCTCCCTTGAGTATCTTGATTTGAGTGGTGCTAACCTATCCAAATCATTTAATTGGCTACACACTATGCAAGCTCTCCCTTCTTTGCAAGACTTAAACTTACAAGCTTGTAGTTTGGGTGATTATAAGCAACCATCCAAACTTAACTTTTCGTCCCTGCTTTCTCTCACCATTTCTGTTGCTCCCAAGTGGGTCTTTCAGTTGCACAAACTTGTTTCTCTTACATACCGTTCACATTATAATAGCTCGGTTGATATTGGAGGTCCAATTCCCGATGGTATTCAAAACCTTACCATGCTTGAAAATCTTGATTTGTCACTCAATTCATTCTCATCCCATATACCAGATTGGTTATACGGTCTTCATCGTCTCAAATCTTTGAACTTAGAAGATAACCATCTGACTGGGACTATTTCTAATACTTTGGGGAATTTGACTTCTCTTGTTACCCTTGATTTGTCAGACAATCAGTTTGAAGGAGAAATTCCAACTGTTTTGGGGAATTTGACTTCTCTTGTTAGCCTTGATTTGTCAGACAATCAGTTTGAAGGAGGAATAGCATCCTCTTTTAGAAAGCTATGCAATTTGAGACACATCTATTTCTCATATCTCAAATGCAATCAACAACTTTCTGAAATCTTACAAATTCTCATCCCATGTGTTTCTCATCAACTCAACACTCTTGTGGCTTCAACTTCTCAAATCTCAGGTCACCTCACCAATCAACTTGAAATGTTTCAAAATCTTGAAATGCTTGATCTCTCCAGCAACAAGATTATTGGAGAACTTCCTCAATCATTCACAAAGCTTTCCTCATTAAGATTTGTCGATTTCTCCGAAAATCATCTTACTGGAAATCCATTTAAAATTCTTGCATCATTTACTAAATTGTTATATCTTGCCATAGATGACAATTTATTTCAAGGGATTGTACATGAAGATGACCTTGCCAATTTCACTACTTTACAAGTGCTTTCAGCATCAAGTAACAATTTCACTTTAAAAGTGAATCCCAGTTGGAAACCAAAATTTCAACTTTCTCACTTGAAAATGAGCTCGTGGAAGTTAGGTCCAAGCTTTCCATCATGGATTCAGTCACAAAATGATCTTCAATATTTGGATCTATCTAAGGCTGGGATTTCTGATTCCATTCCCATTTGGTTTTGGGAAACAAGTTATTATCATTATGAGTATTTGAACTTGTCTCACAATCATATCCATGGCAAGCTCCCAAAAGAatcaaagattttcaaattttttggagCAGTTGATCTTAGCTCAAACAATCTTCATGGAAATTTACCCTCTGTGAGTGAGGATGTGGTTTGGGTAGATCTCTCGCATAATTCATTTTATGGGTTATTAATGGATTTTCTTTGTCAAAAATCTGACATACCAAAAGGCTTAGGAATCCTCAATCTTGCATCAAACAACTTATCTGGAAAAATTCCCAACTGTTGGAGGATGTGGCCATACCTAGGGGAGGTCAACTTAGAAAGCAACTCTTTTATTGGAAGCTTGCCTGCTTCCATGGGCTCTTTATCAAGCCTACGATTTTTGCGTATACGAAACAACACACTCTCTGGAAAATTTCCTGTCAGTTTAAAGGAAAACAAGGAGTTGATTTTGTTGGATCTTGGAGAAAATAACCTCACTGGGAATATTCCTAGATGGGTTGGAGAAAGGTTggtaaatttaaaatttcttcGGCTGCGATCCAATAATCTTTCTGGTAACATTCCCAGCGGATTATGTGATATGAAGTTTCTCCAAGTTTTGGACCTTGCACTAAATAATTTGTCAGGCACTATACCAAATTGTTTGAACCATTTGAGTGCCATGATAAATAAAACTAGTGCAAGTTCATCCTTCCATGAATACATGGGATATGCAAGTGATACTATAAGCATGTTCCTATGGGTGAAAGGAAATGATGCTGAGTACAACAACATTCTGGGCTTAGTGAAAAACATTGATCTTTCATCTAATAAATTGTCTGGGGGAATACCAATGGAAATCACAAACCTATCTGGTCTGATTTATTTGAACTTGTCCAAGAATGAGTTAAGTGGTCACATCCCTCAAAGTATTGGCAATATGGAGTTATTGGAATCCATTGATTTCTCAGGCAACCAACTCACAGGGGAGATCCCTCAAAGCATCACAAACTTGAACTTCCTAAACAAGCTAGACTTGTCCTACAATCACCTGGAGGGCAAAATCCCAACGGGCACTCAGTTGCAAAGCTTTGAAGCATCCAGTTTTGTAGGCAACAAGCTATGTGGTCCACCATTGCTGCTCAAGTGTAGCATGGAGGGCGAAGTTCCTGATGAgaatgaaaaagagagaaagaatgaTGGAGTGAAGTGGTTATTTGTGAGTGTGGCCTTTGGATTTATAGTGGGATTTTGGGGATTTGTTGGTCCATTGTTCATATACAAATCATGGAGGTATGCATATTACAGTTTCCTTGATGACATGTGGTACAAACTCCAATCATGTATGTGA